A genomic stretch from Mauremys mutica isolate MM-2020 ecotype Southern chromosome 18, ASM2049712v1, whole genome shotgun sequence includes:
- the LOC123352648 gene encoding glutamine synthetase yields the protein MSVSHSSKLNKVVRDQYMRLPQGGKVLVTYVWIDGSGEGVRCKTRTMDQEPKCIEDVPEWNFDGSSTDQAEGSNSDMFLIPVRMFRDPFCLDPNKLVLCEVLKYNRKHAETNLRNTCKKAMDLVKDSHPWFGMEQEYTLLGINGHPYGWPDNGFPGPQGPYYCGVGADKVYGRDIVESHYKACIYAGVKICGTNAEVMPSQWEFQVGPCEGIEMGDHLWMARFILHRVCEDFGVVATLDPKPMTGNWNGAGCHTNYSTEDMRKEGGLKCIEAAIEKLSKRHDYHICVYDPRGGRDNSRRLTGHHETSSIFEFSAGVANRGASIRIPRQVGQDGCGYFEDRRPAANCDPYAVTEAIVRTTCLNETGMQTMDYADK from the exons ATGTCTGTGTCACACAGTTCCAAGCTGAACAAGGTGGTCAGGGACCAGTACATGAGGCTTCCCCAGGGGGGCAAGGTCCTGGTGACGTACGTATGGATTGACGGGAGTGGAGAAGGAGTCCGCTGTAAAACTCGAACCATGGACCAGGAACCAAAGTGCATAGAAG ATGTCCCAGAATGGAATTTCGATGGATCCAGTACAGACCAAGCTGAAGGCTCCAACAGCGATATGTTCCTGATACCAGTCAGGATGTTCCGAGACCCCTTCTGTCTGGACCCTAACAAGCTAGTGTTGTGTGAAGTCCTGAAGTACAACAGAAAACATGCAG AAACTAACTTGAGGAACACATGTAAAAAAGCCATGGACTTGGTTAAGGACAGCCACCCGTGGTTTGGAATGGAGCAGGAGTACACGCTGCTGGGCATCAATGGACACCCGTACGGCTGGCCTGATAATGGGTTCCCAGGTCCACAAG GGCCTTATTACTGTGGGGTGGGAGCAGACAAGGTGTACGGGCGAGATATTGTCGAGTCCCACTACAAGGCGTGCATCTATGCCGGGGTGAAGATATGTGGCACCAACGCTGAGGTCATGCCCTCCCAG TGGGAATTCCAGGTCGGGCCTTGTGAAGGCATCGAGATGGGAGATCACCTGTGGATGGCAAGGTTCATCTTGCACCGCGTCTGTGAAGACTTTGGGGTCGTGGCCACATTGGACCCCAAACCGATGACTGGCAACTGGAACGGAGCTGGGTGCCACACCAATTACAGCACAGAAGACATGAGGAAGGAGGGCGGTCTCAA ATGTATTGAAGCTGCCATTGAGAAGCTAAGCAAGCGACACGACTACCACATCTGTGTGTACGAccccagagggggcagggacaaCTCCAGGCGACTGACCGGGCACCACGAGACTTCAAGCATCTTTGAGTTCTCTGCCGGCGTGGCCAACCGAGGGGCCAGCATCCGTATCCCCCGCCAAGTCGGCCAGGACGGCTGTGGCTACTTCGAGGACCGCCGGCCTGCAGCCAACTGCGACCCGTATGCTGTCACAGAGGCCATTGTGAGGACGACGTGTCTTAACGAGACAGGGATGCAAACGATGGACTATGCAGACAAATGA